A stretch of DNA from Spirochaeta isovalerica:
CCTGATTGTCCGGGAACTGCATAATGGCGGATCCTATCTCCAGCTCGGAACCTACAGCAATATCGATGTTCTGTACAGCACAATCAAGAGCATAAACGATTCCTATCCCACCATTGTCCTGACTGTGGGCAGCGGCGAGAATCAGCTTTACAAATTGCTTATAGGGCCGATTACCAGAGATGAAAAGGGTATTGTCATCACAAGGTTCAGAAGCCTGGGGTACGGGGACGCCTTTCTTTACAGTCCTCACTGAGCCGTGTAAAATGGAGCTGCCCCCCGGGGCAGTTTTTTTTATCTCAGATATTTGTTGTTTTCACGGGGATTTCATGTTATTAAAAAAATGGTTTAACAAAAGACAGATAGAAAGAAGGCAGTACCTTCTCGAGGCGATTGACAATCAGCTTTCGGACAATGATCCCGATGGGATCGCTGCGGTTTTTGAAGAAATGAAAGACCGCGGATACAGTTCTCTGGAAGTGAAAGAGATGTTCGCGGCCGTTTTCGAAGGGGAGCTCCACAGGCTCAACAACGCAAAAGTAAAGGAATTTGACAGGGATCGCTATCTGCAGGCCCTCAAAGCCCTCAAATAGTCAGGACGATAAATGAAAAGTTACGATATCGAAGCACTCAGACTGCTGGCCAGGCAGTATAACACAGTTCGGAAAGCCAGCACGGAAGTCATCAACCTCAGCGCCATACTCAATCTGCCCAAGGGAACGGAGCATTTTCTCTCCGATGTACACGGCGAATCGGAAGCTTTTCTCCATGTTTTGAAAAACGGCTCCGGTTCGGTCCGCCGGAAAATAGAAGAAGTCTTTTCCGGTACGCTCATGGAAGAGGATAAGCGCCATCTGGCGTCGCTGATTTTTTATCCCGAACAGCGGCTTCCCCTTATGCTGGAAAAAGTCGAAAACCGCGATGAGTTTTTTAAAATCATTCTGTTCCGCCTTATAAAAATCAGCCGTGTCGTCACATCCAAATACACCCGGTCCAAAGTGCGGAAAGCTCTGCCCGAAGCCTATGCTTATATCATAGAGGAGCTTCTTCACGAGCAGGAAAGCGTTCTGAATAAGCACGAATACTACACCAGCATTATCGAATCCATCGTCTCGACGGAAAGAGCCCACTCCTTCATAGTCGCAATCTGCCGTTTTATCCAGAAAATGACTGTAGATCACCTGCATATAATCGGAGACATATACGACAGGGGCCCGGGAGCCCATATTATTATGGATTCTCTGATCGCCTATCATACAGTTGATATACAGTGGGGGAACCACGATATCCTGTGGATGGGAGCCGCCTCCGGTTCCGGAGCCTGCATTGCCAATGTTCTGAGAATTTCCCTCCGCTACGGCAATCTGGCGACACTGGAAGATGCCTACGGCATAAGTCTCCTGCCTCTGGTCAGGTTTGCTATGGAGACATACGGTGATGACCCCTGTACCCGTTTCTTTCCGAAAAACACCGGCGATATCGATATGGATTACAACGAAGAGCAGATGATCGCCAGGATGCATAAAGCCATTACGATCATCCAGTTGAAGCTGGAAGGCCAGATAATCTCGCGGAGAAAACACTTCCGGATGGATAACAGGGATATTCTGAGCACATTGGATCCGGAAAAGGGTTCTGTTGTTATTGACGGAGCGGAGTATCCGGTTAACGATTCCAATTTTCCCACATTCGATAAAGATCATCCTCTCGAACTCTCGGAAAAAGAGAAAGAGATCATGACCAAGCTGACCAACTCTTTCAAGAGCAGCACCAATCTTCGCAAACATGTCCGCTTCCTCTATGAAAAGGGGAGCATGTACCTGATTCATAACAACAATCTTCTTTATCATGGATGCATTTCCATG
This window harbors:
- a CDS encoding fructose-1,6-bisphosphatase yields the protein MKSYDIEALRLLARQYNTVRKASTEVINLSAILNLPKGTEHFLSDVHGESEAFLHVLKNGSGSVRRKIEEVFSGTLMEEDKRHLASLIFYPEQRLPLMLEKVENRDEFFKIILFRLIKISRVVTSKYTRSKVRKALPEAYAYIIEELLHEQESVLNKHEYYTSIIESIVSTERAHSFIVAICRFIQKMTVDHLHIIGDIYDRGPGAHIIMDSLIAYHTVDIQWGNHDILWMGAASGSGACIANVLRISLRYGNLATLEDAYGISLLPLVRFAMETYGDDPCTRFFPKNTGDIDMDYNEEQMIARMHKAITIIQLKLEGQIISRRKHFRMDNRDILSTLDPEKGSVVIDGAEYPVNDSNFPTFDKDHPLELSEKEKEIMTKLTNSFKSSTNLRKHVRFLYEKGSMYLIHNNNLLYHGCISMKDDGSFDGFEVDGESYSGRAFMDRVERLARQAYFASEDDESKSYGQDAVWYLWSGRQSPLYGKDKMATFERYFVDAPETHVENKNPYYKFRDSDDTARKILEEFGLDPDKSHIINGHVPVAVKKGESPVKGEGKLIVIDGGFSKAYQPHTGIAGYTLVYNSHGMYLVSHKGFSSTRLAVEEEQDILTEDILLESVQERLRVKDTDKGKKIQNQINLLNALLDAYRTGRIKEGEESY